In Taeniopygia guttata chromosome Z, bTaeGut7.mat, whole genome shotgun sequence, one genomic interval encodes:
- the LOC140681968 gene encoding uncharacterized protein translates to MRRRRVRRCRPLGGASMAALPLRGQPMLVQTSPPFQGGVAAWGSSRMDSQSCSLASAADSVRGRSAAGGGAGGARRAPPRTLGRDVWPRGRRAGRGASCGVRLWLFSSKPDESNGSWSVAGACTNMTKRCPKSTVSSMFCRKFGISQR, encoded by the exons ATGCGCAGACGGCGGGTGCGCCGCTGCCGCCCTCTCGGAGGCGCGTCCATGGCGGCGCTGCCGCTGCGGGGGCAGCCGATGCTGGTCCAGACCTCGCCGCCTTTCCAGGGCGGTGTGGCTGCTTGGGGCTCCTCCCGCATGGACAGCCAAAGCTGTAGCCTCGCGTCTGCGGCAGACTCAGTACGCGGCCGCAGCGCTGCGGGAGGAGGAGCAGGCGGCGCACGGCGTGCCCCCCCCCGCACCCTCGGGAGGGATGTTTGGCCCCGCGGGAGGCGCGCCGGGCGCGGAGCGAGCTGTGGTGTGAGGTTGTGGTTGTTTTCTTCGAAACCGG atGAAAGCAATGGAAGTTGGTCCGTGGCTGGAGCATGCACCAACATGACCAAAAGATGTCCCAAGAGCACG GTTTCTAGCATGTTTTGCCGGAAGTTTGGGATCTCACAGAGATAG